In the genome of Choristoneura fumiferana chromosome 21, NRCan_CFum_1, whole genome shotgun sequence, the window gcacacatatctcaggttgcctttttctactacgctacttaagcagcaaaaaaatctaaattaatccatattttaactgaccctttcaattctaaaatactccatcataaaccttggggaaaatatacgtcaaaaaatataagtggatatacatgtttcaccattttaaaaattctacccttaaaggggtataaaggggagtgtaagttttgaacatgtaagtgtaagtttgtatggaagaaacgttaggtatatatatttgaagatataattctaaaacttcttgaaaatgctattaaacattttaagttaaaagggacatggaaacattgtgaatgactcttcaacaggactaagagaatacgtgattcgccatttttaaaaattaaactttaggATTACAttgaataatgaaatatgagtaaattcaaaataattatttactgctgccagtcgtcagtcaagtgtcaatgtcagtcaccacatttgtttacacaattggtTTTtcccattgaatagtacttttACTGATCAAAGTCACCTCGCTCTCgctggcatgtttgtgaataaagttttttatctatctatctatctatctatctatctctctATTGAGGTAAATGGATGGACTTTGGTCCGAAATGATGCAAGGTGTTTGCGAGACGTATAAATACGCAATACGCCAATGTTATGGCAAGTCAATTTAGTTACTTGTCTTAACAGTGAAGGCCAGGATTTATTTGTGAGTACCTGGATGGCCGAACTTTGCTctggctaaaactcgataataagcgttttctcagagataagaccaagctagatcgatttgtcgtccccgaaaacccccacatatcaaatttcatcgaaatcattggagccgtttccgagattctgattatatatttatatatatacagggtggaaaaatcgaatgccacatggatggcaactaccttaagtattgtaaataacacaTTTTGTGTAAGGGAGACTTTCCttcgtttttaaaaacaataaaaactgcatttaatgATTTATGAAAAATCGCTTGCCTCAGTCGGGACTCGAGCCGGTCAAAtgtgacaaaaaaataatgtgctgtattttatgatgcagatcgaaagggttactgataaggttcatttttctctaaataacaaatacaatcaGAATAACGGAAGGCCATGAAAATTGtaaacgaaaaattaaaacacacaaaataaaacaatattcatttaataacctTACTAAAACCTTTCGAAAATGGAATAAATCAcaattcgaaaaaaaagaaaagaatgcGTTCAACAAGTCGggcattatttgttttaaattaaaaagattgcacttagaaaaacaaaaaacggtTCGTTAAAAtgttccatttttaaaattacctatCCTAGCTACTATGATGACTAGAGAATAATTGATGCAATTTTCCTATCAAAGGAAGTAGGTTACTAAAGTGGCATTAGTAATCGCAACTAAAGTGATAAGTAAACATAAGTGTAgctcatcattatcatgtcattTAAACGTCTTTATTTTGCTTGTATTCCAGGGATTACGTCTTAATTCACGTGACGGgtgaaatcaaatttaaaagtaattgtTAGTTTTCATGGCCTTCCGTTATTCtgattgtatttgttatttagagaaaaatgaaccttatcagtaaccctttcgatctgcatcataaaatacagcacattattttttgtcacatttGACCGGTTCGAGTCTCGACTGAGGCAAGCGATTTTTCATAAATccttaaatgcagtttttattgttttaaaaaacgaAGGAAAGTCTCCCTTACACAAAAtgtgttatttacaatacttaaggtagttgccatccatgtggcattcgatttttcaccctgtatatatatatatatatatacaagaattgctcgtttaaaggtattagattacttttatatatctttattaaaacaaaagcgacactattacaaaaaaaaaaaatgtgtattacatatttatttccataacaatttaCATTATGTCGGTCAAtaatatctatctacctatatcTTTTTGTGTCGCTTTTGTATTTAACCTTAACCAGGCAACGAGGGTTTTATTGAGTAAAGTTtatgaaatttaggtattagttTATATATGGCAAAAGCAAgtaaaccagtttttttttaatttttttttattcattattaaagaaaaaaaacctcgtGGTCCCTGGGAGTACCTTGTATGGGCAAGTAAAAAGCATGTGGTCCATATGAGTACCTTGCCCAACATTTGAAGCATTTGAAGAAATGTGACAGCTTCATTTAGTGGGTGAGATGGTGGTGCAATTGGTGAACATGTTGGTATAATTGACGAAGATGGTGGTGTAATTGAGGTAGATGGTGGCGGAGCAGCTGGAAGCGAGGAATTTATGTCAGATGGTGGTTATTTGCTTCATTTTCCAATATTGGAATGTTTGCGTTGCTCAGTGATGAAACTGGAGCAGTAGAAATGATATCCGCTGGCAGCTGAAGTATGTTCCCTTCAAAACCAAAGTCCTGAGGTTGTATAAGTTGACTTCTTTAATCAGTTCAGTCACAGGCTCAAGAGAGAATACGTCGAGTAGGTCATCTTTAGGAATACCTTGTAATTCATCTAGCCTGTGTTTGATATTGTCGAAAAATCtatttgaaaatcatcatcgtCGGTATGTTCATCTTTTAATGACACCATTCTTTGCAATAGTCCTTCGATATTCCTTCTTTCAGCGTTCGAGACCAAAAAGCAAAAAACCTCATCAATATACCTCCCGACAAATCTGAATGCGTATCGGACAATGATCGTATATGGACCACATAATTCAAATTATCATTACAAGTACAAAAACATTAGTTATGAAACATAAAATTCATTCAGAGAACGTAAAAACTCTCAAATATATGCTTAAAAACAACAACCAATACTCACCGGATTTTTTTTCGGCATTTTCGGCAATTAACTGCACAGTGCACAACAAAAACAGCCCTTGTTTACGAAAAAGTTTCAAATgctgaaactttttttttaaattatcttgTGTGCGATCCCTTTAAATATTGATCAATCGCTAGAAATATTTCTTTTCTATGACTGTTTAACATATTGTGGTCCTCAGGGAAACATTGctcgataaaaaaaacctaacataaTGTGGTCTTATATAGTACATTGCCTGGTAAGGGTTAAGCAGCGAAGCAAAACATCTCTGGCATTTGGGTGCAATGGTTCGAAGGCTATTTACCTTTCGCTTTCTCTATTTTCCGtgtaaaattaataacaacaaaaaaaagtgtaaaaccaaaacaatatagataaaatataaattccCTAAGCTTACCCCAAAAACTCACTTTTTCACCAATAGTTCTTATtatagtaaaacaaaataatatttattcacacgGCGGCCGCCATCACCGTCAAAATCAATCTCAAGATAGAACtcttcttttttcttcttctttcaaaTGGACAGCGCGCGTTGCCAGTACGTCGTTATCGCGACCTTTCTTCCTTTAAGGTTCGATGCGTTACTCAATCCCCAggaggaagaaagaaagaaagaaagaaagaaaagtttattttggctccaaaaagtaccacctaaaactaagactagaactagcactaaaactatgttactaggtgacacggcaggataccaaaaagggtctccactcagcatgtgttgccgcacattatgtaaTATAAATACTATAATGAAATGATTTGTGTTGTGTGTATGTATGATGCCGCGTCCAACTATATTACTACTattggtattaaaaatgaaacacaATCTATTTATAGACGTTCTAGTGGTTTGAGCTGTGGCCTCTCGAGCAGAATGATTTTCAGTTCATGCTCTGGCTAACTCTGAGTTTTGTAAgtacgaaattacattaaaaaattacaggTATTCCTTGCTTTGCCAAAAGACTTTTCGTCGAATATCCTAACATCAACAACGATTGATCAAATATTATTCAGCCCTCGTATTAACTTACCGATGACCTATTAGAAAACAAAGTATGGATATTTCAAGTAatagaattaataaatatcGAGGTTGTGAGTGACCTCGATTAATTTGGACTTTGTACCTTCCAGTTGAGGAACGGAAACTTCTGGTCAAAGTCCACGGACTTTGGACCGAAATGATGCAAGGTGTTGACGACGCATACTACGCAATTCGCCAACGTTATGACAAATCATGttactcatttttttttcataatcataaagtgttacaaagaaaataaacaaaagaagtGAACAAAAAGCATACCTACCTGGTTTATCTGTAATTCACGTACCCATCCACCCCTCACAGAGGCATAAGACCACCAGCAACTCATGCTAACTTAGTATCATGGAAACCGAGGTAGGCCATCCTCTAGATCCATCTCCGTCATATATCTTAAAAATTGCATTATGACAGCCAGGATTATTTAGTAGTATGGTTCAtcaaatataattgtttttaaattcccGGTGACttggcctatggcctctcaagcaaatgGTCGTGAGCTCGTTTTAGtaattattgtatgtatgtttattttgtttgtgggataaacttttttcattcattaatttttcATTCGCGTCCAAGCTCGCTTTGCGTTTTAAATGTGTGCAATTACATTTTCAAACTACATACATGAGTTTTGGCGATAAAATTTTCATCGATAGTGATTGATCGAATATTCGGTTCTCATTCTTTGACGTCTGCTTTCTTTGCCAATAACCAACTAAAACGAcaccacactgcgtacatttgaTCAAGAAAAGGATTCTGATAATACTGGATAATCATACTCGTaaatatctacgagtatatacgattcgcacttggccatgttttacccgactgcctgaagAAGTGTATTGTagcgcgaaaaaaaaaaaaatgcactacaaaattacgaattaatttattaatacaaaagaTTTGCCGaatcaaataaacaatttattggcTAGTATTTTTGAATATGATTaactgtatatatttttaagaaaatataatgtttacaaccaaataaataaactaaaaggaATACCTGATGGAAAATTGAATCTACATTAATGGGTATTCCAAAAGAATTAAagcaagtaaatatttattttagaattaaaaaaaaaacagccaagaggGTGTcgcgtttttaatgaaaatttgcactttaaagttaaatattttgttaaaaaaattactgaatcgaaaaagtgTTGTagctttaaaagacctatgcaacgatgccccacactacaaggttgaatgaaaataaaatcacccTCACTGTACGTCtatactctaaaaaaatattttttgatttttttgtagtaaGTACTATTTggtggcatagtttacatatatattcgtacaaaattacagctttttagcttTGATAGTCTctcagcaaagccgcggacgggcagacagacagacagacatggcgaaactataagggttcagtttttgccattttggctacggaaccctaaaaagaacacACTTCATCACTTATTTCTAGGGGGATTTGCTTAGGGGAAGTtagcacgatttttttttattcgactgtatggaaaacgagcaagtgggtctccttatggtaagagatcaccaccgcccataaaaatctgcagtaccaggggtattgcagatgcggtgccaacctagaggcctaagatgggatacctcaagtgccagtaatttcaccggctgtgttactctccacgccgaaacacaacagtgcaagcactgctgcttcacggcaggattagcgagcaagatggtggtagcaatccggatcCCTCAGGAAAGGTAGATAGATGGATAGATTGTATTGTACGTTACCAATTCCGACGACTTTGTTAAAAATGGCTGGCCTGCGTAGTTATCCATAACCAATAGACCAATTAATATTCGATTTGTCTGGACAAATCAATTGCACAATTCCAGTAAGACGGAAAATAGAAATAGTAATTTTACTGAAAATAGTAATTTAATGAAGAATTTGCATAGCTGAAAAAATGGAAAAACTGTCGGGATATTCGAATGTAAGACACTTACCTGGTTCGGAAAATACCGGCTTTTTATGTTAATATTCTCGATCAATACAGCTCTTTTTGACTCTAAGGTTCTGTCATAACAAAGCAATTTCACAATAATGTCAAGAACTCATTCTTCGCGAACGAATCTAAAAGTTTGATTTGAAACACGACGTTCGCAAACTAGCCGGATTATTATATAGCCAgattacaaataacaaataaaaaggtTTCGTCAACATTTGTAGCAAAATTTTGTAGCATGATTGCTAcattatgtacgagtatgtattacatatatgtatgtggataaaaaatggtcaagtgcgagtcgtactcgtaggtatctatgattatgtatgtatgtacatatgtaaAACCAGTTGCTGTTCTAATCGCTGGGCAAATATTGCGCTATTTGAACCTGTGTTGCGTTATTATTCGGACTTTGGAActgtttttatcaaaacaagttttttaaaaatgttttatctaAAGTTTATAATGTAGGCAATAAAATAGAAGATTACTAAGACTAGATTTGCTGTCTttatttcggtacaaaatagcaaaatacaatattttgctGTTATCTTAGATTTTATGGATCTTTCCTATGGGTTTCTTTTAATCCTGCGTGAAGTATTTATGGAATATGATAGAAGTATTGATAAGAGGTACAACATAAATATAGGTTGCAGTGGACAAAATCATAAAAGAAGAATAAATTAAGAAAGACCACACTGCGAacattaacttaaaataaaagaagGGCTCCGCTAACATTCGATTTCTAAAGAAGCGgctatttaaataatatgttaatCTGTTTCAGTTCGTCAAAGGAGTAGGTACTATAGATAGTTAACCAATAAATTATACAACACTCAATGTCAAAAGTTTACGAGAActtacttaaaacaaaatgtgacagtcagtattgtttttattctgatGTAGAAACGACTGATGATGTTgactataataattatgtacttaatagTACCTAGTATTACAGTAggataatttaaaacaataatctattctaataaaaactattaatcAGCATAACATTAAGTAATTGCCCTATTATCTGTAATGCCAGTTACCataaattattttccttatCGTCTCGTagtgagaaataaattaaaactttttatcaaCATCAAACTActcacaataaaataattagtaatATATTTCACTGCAGTTTTGTAACTAGTTATCTATAAACACACAACTGTTTATCTACGTCTACCAGTTCTTTAAACTCGAACCGGtctgtaataatataatttgcgGGCCTGTTGTTCATAACGTTAGTATTCACCGAGCGACGCGTGCGACGAGTCGCCTACACAACATGATTACAATTGCTTTTATCCTCATCGCGCTTGTAGCGTGGTACCTCTACAACATAAGAACGTTCGACTATTGGAAGAAAAGAGGCGTCAAGCATGACAAACCAGTGCTCATCTTCGGGAACAACGCCAGAAACTACCTCATGCAGAAAAGCTCGTGCGAAATGGCTGTGGAAATGTACTGGAAATATCCAACAGAGAAAATCGTGGGGTACTTCCGATCGACCACACCAGAACTAGTTATAAGGGATCCTGAGATTGTTAAGCATATTTTGATAACAGATTTCTCGCATTTTTACTCGCGCGGTCTTATTACAAATAAGAAGTTGATTGAACCGATAAATCGGAATTTGTTTTTTGCGAACGGTGACCTGTGGCGGCTGCTGCGCCAGCGCATGACGCCGGCGTTCACGAGCGGCAAGCTGAAGGCGATGTTCCCGCTCATCGTGGAGCGCGCCGAGCGGCTGCAAGAGCGCACGCTAGCCGCCGCTGCCAAGGGACGCACCTTAGACGCTCGCGACCTCATGGCGAGGTACACCACAGACTTCATCGGCGCCTGCGGTTTCGGCATCGACGCTGACTCTCTCAACGAAGAAGAGTCCGCATTCCGCAAACTAGGAGCcagcatttttaatattgacgCAAAAAGATTCATTTGCACGCTTTTGAAACAATTCATGCCAAGGTTGTTTTGGCATTTGAAGCCTTTAGCTCACGTTGAAAAAGGCATTGGAGAACTTGTTGGTGCGATTCTGCGAGAAAGGAAATATGAGCCATCTGCTAGGAATGATTTCATTGATCTACTGATTGAGAGCAAAAAGAAAGGAACGATGATCGGAGATTCTATAGAAAAAGTGAAGCCTGATGGAACTCCTGAGGTTGCTACTTTAGAAATGGACGAAGGGCTCATGGCTGCGCAGGTGTTTATATTCTTCGCTGCTGGCTTCGAAACCTCGTCGTCAGCCACCAGTTTTACATTGCATCAACTCGCCCATAACCCAGAAGTTCAGAAAAAAGTCCAAGCCGATATCGACAAGGTTCTGGCTAAGTATGACAATAAACTTAGTTATGATGCCGTTAAAGAAATGACGTATCTGGATTGGACGTTCAAAGAAGGCATGAGAATGTTCCCTTCACTCGGATTCCTTATTAGGGAATGTGTTCGGAAATACACAATTCCTGATGTAAATGTTACGATAGACGAAGGAGTCCGTATCTTTGTGCCTATACAGGCGATGCAGATGGACCCATTGTACTTTGAGAAACCTGAAGTGTTCCGTCCTGAAAGGTTTAGTCCAGAGGAGTTTGACGCAACCCAGAAGAGCATCTATTTGCCGTTTGGAGTCGGGCCTCGGGCTTGCATTGGTAAGTGTTATAAtatactagccgttgcccgcgactccgtccgcgcggaatcctttgattgctatcccgcgggacctattcaattttccgagataaagactatcctatatccttctccgggactcaaactatctgtacctataccgaacttcatctaaatcggttcagtgcttcagacgtgatgaagtaacaaacaaacttacaaactgaTTAACTTTTTTCACTGAAAACACGGCAAACACAATATTTCGTAGATATATCATAGTAAAGAAGAATGTAAAGTCCGTCAACAACCCTGCATAAGAACTAAAGTCGAGTACCTAGATaaatattatcataatatttacatcTAAACtccgatttttaattttagatcaaaacttacaataatatacaagttataataatattcataactagagtttacccgcggcttcgcacgcgtaaactattcgatctggtagttacaattgaaattccgggattttacaaaattcctgtgggaaatccaaaaatttatatcgtaatcttcattaaagtgttgtgttaagaataactatcccgtggaaatattggaataaaagtagcctatgtgttatttcagaaatccagctatctacattcaaaatttaatgactctaagcccagcgtaatctggcgcgcggcaatgaatgggtaaataGCTTTaaagactgcaatgcaggataatgaatagatttcttttttcctgaatggctcgaaattcgaacttgtgattttattttgcttaatatacaaaatgtacacacccaatatcatattttctcaagtttttcgcgatttccaaggtcaaagaatcaaatggctttaaaattccagaaaaataatgcgttgtttgggagaaacgtgtcaaaatggtgttgtagaacGCCATCTtgctgtctcgttttttttgtcccgttctggcggttcacttttatattatagatttcaaagttcATTAACCTTATTCTTTAGATAATAACTATTATCACATCGTTCTAATAGTTTTGTGTATCACAAAACCtaattatgaaatttattataCTATCGTATATCTAATAGTATCTTCCGATTTCAATCTTTTCCTTTTTGGCTGATGCCCGTAGCTTCttctgtaatttattttttatttttttaatactcgtTTAACGCGAGAACTAAGCAATTATTCTGGATAACACATATCCTTTGGCCTTTTcaggaactcaaactatctctttaccaaatttcatcgaatttACGATCGATTGATTTCTTTGCGTGGACGCGTGTCATGCAAATAAACACGCAAACTCTCATATGCATATTTTATAATACATGAATAGTTACGATTTGTTTGTTTCCGTGTATGAATTATTGAAcaacttaaactatttataacctaaccaacaaaaagctggaaaacccccgactcaacacttcaaagttcaatatctcaaaaacgactaaaccgattttgatgaaacatgtctaagaatcatcgctagaaatcctgttttcgaaataaaaaaccgcattaaaatcggtctacccgtttaagagctacgttgccacagacagacagacacacatagaggtcaaacttttaacaccgctctttttgcgtcgggggttaaacacGGGTTGATTCAAAATGACaatgtgataaaaatatttggTCCACTTGGTAAGTAGGATCCAAGCCCTTTGCACAATAACACACAAACTCTCATTTGCATATTTGGTAATATTAGCTTAGATGTCCGTGAATATCAAATATTGAACAACGTAAagtatcaaaaatttaaaaaaccgccgacataaaaaaacgccagcaaaattaataataaaaaacgcccgaaaaaaccgccgccaaaaaagacaactaaaaagtaaaaataattatgcagtacctagttgttgcccgcgactttatctgcgaagaattcgtttatccctattccgCGAGGAATATGCTGATTTCCCAAAAAAAttgcctaagttaatttagtacaagtacctagtaatatttttttatctaagcgtcgtcggtgtcgagGGACCGCTAaggactttaaaaaatacaacatttatgtatattttataatacgagtttcctgttaaccttagcggtcccggTTTTATACAGTCGATTCGCTTATTTCAGTCACTGCCTTTAAAATgttgtatttctttattttcaggTGAAAGGTTAGGTCTTATGCAGTCACTGGCTGGCCTGGCGGCCATCTTGTCCAAGTTCACGGTGGCACCTGCGCCAGAGACGGTGCAACATCCCAAAGTAGAACCAAA includes:
- the LOC141439790 gene encoding cytochrome P450 6B2-like; this translates as MITIAFILIALVAWYLYNIRTFDYWKKRGVKHDKPVLIFGNNARNYLMQKSSCEMAVEMYWKYPTEKIVGYFRSTTPELVIRDPEIVKHILITDFSHFYSRGLITNKKLIEPINRNLFFANGDLWRLLRQRMTPAFTSGKLKAMFPLIVERAERLQERTLAAAAKGRTLDARDLMARYTTDFIGACGFGIDADSLNEEESAFRKLGASIFNIDAKRFICTLLKQFMPRLFWHLKPLAHVEKGIGELVGAILRERKYEPSARNDFIDLLIESKKKGTMIGDSIEKVKPDGTPEVATLEMDEGLMAAQVFIFFAAGFETSSSATSFTLHQLAHNPEVQKKVQADIDKVLAKYDNKLSYDAVKEMTYLDWTFKEGMRMFPSLGFLIRECVRKYTIPDVNVTIDEGVRIFVPIQAMQMDPLYFEKPEVFRPERFSPEEFDATQKSIYLPFGVGPRACIGERLGLMQSLAGLAAILSKFTVAPAPETVQHPKVEPKSGIVQSIKGGLPLLFKERVIT